The following coding sequences are from one Arachis hypogaea cultivar Tifrunner chromosome 7, arahy.Tifrunner.gnm2.J5K5, whole genome shotgun sequence window:
- the LOC114924246 gene encoding protein FAR1-RELATED SEQUENCE 5-like gives MACLKFLESTAQANPGMFMHYLADKDSRLVHLFWSDNYSQLDYSLFGDVMAFDATYRKNNYMCPLVVFSGVNHHNQTIVFAAALVANENEQTYTWLLQQFLDAMKGKALGCVIIDGHGTMKNAIEAVFIFWGLSPFVCVAHLLRNATSNLNNPTFTSEFKKCMLFDYEISEFEDHWHYMVYALGLFDNQWVSDLYSRRSMWATAYIHGNFFGGFRTTSRCERLHSMLAKFFQSRHNLRDFVGQFMCRISQMRSREAHSIRL, from the coding sequence ATGGCTTGCCTTAAGTTCTTGGAATCAACAGCACAGGCGAATCCAGGAATGTTTATGCATTATTTGGCAGACAAGGACAGTCGTTTGGTACACCTGTTTTGGTCGGATAATTACAGTCAGCTAGATTATAGTTTGTTTGGGGATGTCATGGCATTTGATGCGACATATCGGAAGAATAACTATATGTGTCCACTGGTTGTGTTTTCTGGAGTCAATCACCATAACCAAACAATTGTGTTTGCCGCTGCGCTAGTTGCAAATGAGAATGAGCAGACTTACACTTGGTTGCTGCAACAGTTCCTGGACGCCATGAAGGGTAAAGCACTTGGGTGTGTGATAATAGATGGGCATGGAACGATGAAAAACGCAATCGAAGCGGTGTTTATTTTCTGGGGCCTATCACCGTTTGTGTGTGTGGCACATCTACTGAGGAATGCCACTTCTAACCTAAATAACCCTACATTTACTTCTGAATTTAAGAAATGCATGCTGTTCGATTATGAGATTTCAGAGTTTGAAGATCATTGGCATTATATGGTCTATGCGCTGGGTCTGTTTGATAATCAATGGGTTTCTGACCTTTACTCTAGGAGAAGTATGTGGGCAACTGCATATATACATGGTAACTTCTTTGGTGGTTTTCGTACAACGTCAAGGTGTGAAAGGTTGCACTCAATGCTCGCTAAATTTTTCCAATCTCGCCATAATTTGAGGGACTTTGTTGGGCAGTTTATGTGTCGCATATCGCAAATGAGGTCCAGGGAAGCACACTCCATAAGGTTGTAG